The following are encoded in a window of Echeneis naucrates chromosome 19, fEcheNa1.1, whole genome shotgun sequence genomic DNA:
- the cybc1 gene encoding cytochrome b-245 chaperone 1 homolog, protein MAYMIVEEHSPTLLHLKRSPGLRSWSLLVGIASVGLAAAYYSSDSILWKLFYIAGCLFVAMQNMEEWEEAMFDKTKNLIELKTISLYASVLTLWKKGQEKVVLDLTQLCDVCVQEERVRYLGKGFLVMLRLSAGFSYPLTQSATLGGRSDVEAVAALLKRFLQLEQREQQEEDYGEEEDSLDHSSDSDDEADEL, encoded by the exons ATGGCATACATGATAGTTGAAGAGCACAGCCCCACTCTGCTACACCTGAAGAGATCCCCAGGTCTCCGCTCATGGTCTCTCTTGGTTG GTATAGCGTCTGTTGGGTTGGCTGCTGCATACTACAGCTCAG ACAGTATCTTGTGGAAGCTCTTCTACATTGCTGGCTGTCTGTTTGTGGCCATGCAGAACATGGAGGAATGGGAGGAGGCCATgtttgacaaaacaaagaacTTGATAGAGCTGAAGACTATAAGCTTGTATGCATCAGTCCTGACGCTGTGGAAGAAGGGCCAAGAGAAAG ttGTGCTGGATTTGACACAGTTATGTGATGTCTGCGTCCAAGAAGAGAGGGTACGGTATTTGGGGAAGGGCTTCCTGGTGATGTTGCGTCTGTCTGCAGGCTTCTCTTatcccctcacccagagtgcCACGCTGGGAGGACGCAG TGACGTGGAGGCCGTAGCTGCACTGCTGAAGCGTTTCTTACAGCTGGAGCAGcgggagcagcaggaggaagactatggagaggaggaagactcTCTGGACCACAGCAGTGATTCAGATGATGAAGCTGATGAACTCTGA
- the narf gene encoding nuclear prelamin A recognition factor isoform X2 — protein MKMSEVSIAKRKEKCENCTKQCNKKQGDEGAPSQQEREEVNGLVSESPQVLLSACLSCDGCVSEEESLKISQQNLEEVERVLENNKKCDVSKHKVLVASLCPQSLPFFAVKFGLDISDAALKLCGFLKSLGVQYVFDTTLAAGFSILESQKEFIQRYRRRHHDSHALPMFTSSCPGWIRYSERVLGSLVTPHICTARSPQQIMGCLVKDFFSKQQKLSPDQIYHVVVAPCFDKKLEAVREEFCNSLLETKDVDCVLTSGEIYHLMEQKKVTVKDLDSVPLDPVIGEAVDAVLVRHEGRGSEGFLEHVFKHAAKELFGLEVHDITYKTLRNRDFQEVTLERDGETLLQFAAVYGFRNIQTLVHRMRKGRVPYQLVEVLSCPGGCLSGRGQAESEAGGRVDKALVQQMEDSYSSLPVHLPELSPALQTLYQDWLQGQDSSQACTLLHTHYRNQGQANGQPPHMQW, from the exons AT GAAGATGTCAGAGGTCAGCATAGCCAAGCGGAAGGAGAAGTGTGAGAACTGCACCAAACAG TGCAACAAGAAGCAGGGCGACGAAGGAGCTCCttcacagcaggagagagaggaagtcaaCGGACTG GTGAGTGAAAGTCCCCAGGTGTTGCTGAGTGCCTGTCTGTCCTGTGACGGCTGTGTATCAGAGGAGGAGAGCCTGAAGATATCTCAGCAGAACCTGGAGGAAGTAGAGCGGGTTTTGGAAAACAATAAG AAGTGTGACGTGTCAAAGCACAAGGTGCTGGTCGCCTCACTTTGTCCACAGTCGCTGCCTTTCTTTGCTGTCAAGTTTGGTTTGGACATCAGTGACGCCGCGCTCAAACTGTGTGGCTTCCTGAAGAGTCTGG GAGTGCAGTATGTGTTTGACACCACTCTTGCAGCTGGCTTCAGTATCTTAGAGAGCCAGAAGGAGTTTATTCAGAGGTACCGCAGGAGGCACCATGACTCCCACGCCCTGCCTATGTTCACCTCCTCCTGCCCAG GGTGGATTCGATACTCGGAACGGGTCCTTGGTAGCTTGGTGACCCCTCATATCTGCACAGCTAGGTCTCCTCAGCAGATTATGGGCTGTCTGGTCAAAGACTTCTTCTCAAAGCAGCAG AAACTGAGTCCAGACCAAATCTACCATGTGGTGGTGGCTCCCTGCTTTGACAAGAAGCTAGAGGCCGTCAGAGAGGAGTTTTGCAACAGTCTACTGGAGACCAAAGACGTGGACTGCGTCCTAACCTCAG GGGAGATTTATCACCTGATGGAGCAGAAGAAAGTCACTGTTAAAGACCTGGACTCTGTTCCACTGGACCCAGT AATTGGGGAAGCTGTAGATGCAGTACTCGTGAGACATGAAGGCCGAGGTTCTGAAGGTTTCCTGGAACATGTGTTCAAGCATGCTGCGAAAGAGCTCTTTGGTCTGGAGGTCCATGACATCACATATAAGACACTGAG GAACCGAGACTTCCAAGAAGTGACCCTGGAACGGGATGGAGAGACTCTCTTGCAGTTTGCTGCTGTCTATGGTTTCAGGAACATCCAGACCCTGGTCCACCGTATGAGGAAGGGACGAGTGCCTTACCAGCTAGTGGAGGTGCTGTCTTGCCCAGGAG GGTGTCTGAGCGGACGTGGTCAGGCAGAAAGCGAGGCAGGAGGACGAGTAGATAAAGCCCTGGTCCAGCAGATGGAAGACAGCTACAGCAGCCTGCCAGTCCATCTTCCAGAGTTGAGCCCAGCTCTGCAGACCCTTTATCAAGACTGGCTGCAGGGCCAGGACTCCTCACAGGCCTGCACCCTGCTACATACGCATTATAGAAACCAGGGACAGGCCAATGGACAGCCCCCACACATGCAGTGGTGA
- the narf gene encoding nuclear prelamin A recognition factor isoform X1, which produces MSEVSIAKRKEKCENCTKQCNKKQGDEGAPSQQEREEVNGLVSESPQVLLSACLSCDGCVSEEESLKISQQNLEEVERVLENNKKCDVSKHKVLVASLCPQSLPFFAVKFGLDISDAALKLCGFLKSLGVQYVFDTTLAAGFSILESQKEFIQRYRRRHHDSHALPMFTSSCPGWIRYSERVLGSLVTPHICTARSPQQIMGCLVKDFFSKQQKLSPDQIYHVVVAPCFDKKLEAVREEFCNSLLETKDVDCVLTSGEIYHLMEQKKVTVKDLDSVPLDPVIGEAVDAVLVRHEGRGSEGFLEHVFKHAAKELFGLEVHDITYKTLRNRDFQEVTLERDGETLLQFAAVYGFRNIQTLVHRMRKGRVPYQLVEVLSCPGGCLSGRGQAESEAGGRVDKALVQQMEDSYSSLPVHLPELSPALQTLYQDWLQGQDSSQACTLLHTHYRNQGQANGQPPHMQW; this is translated from the exons ATGTCAGAGGTCAGCATAGCCAAGCGGAAGGAGAAGTGTGAGAACTGCACCAAACAG TGCAACAAGAAGCAGGGCGACGAAGGAGCTCCttcacagcaggagagagaggaagtcaaCGGACTG GTGAGTGAAAGTCCCCAGGTGTTGCTGAGTGCCTGTCTGTCCTGTGACGGCTGTGTATCAGAGGAGGAGAGCCTGAAGATATCTCAGCAGAACCTGGAGGAAGTAGAGCGGGTTTTGGAAAACAATAAG AAGTGTGACGTGTCAAAGCACAAGGTGCTGGTCGCCTCACTTTGTCCACAGTCGCTGCCTTTCTTTGCTGTCAAGTTTGGTTTGGACATCAGTGACGCCGCGCTCAAACTGTGTGGCTTCCTGAAGAGTCTGG GAGTGCAGTATGTGTTTGACACCACTCTTGCAGCTGGCTTCAGTATCTTAGAGAGCCAGAAGGAGTTTATTCAGAGGTACCGCAGGAGGCACCATGACTCCCACGCCCTGCCTATGTTCACCTCCTCCTGCCCAG GGTGGATTCGATACTCGGAACGGGTCCTTGGTAGCTTGGTGACCCCTCATATCTGCACAGCTAGGTCTCCTCAGCAGATTATGGGCTGTCTGGTCAAAGACTTCTTCTCAAAGCAGCAG AAACTGAGTCCAGACCAAATCTACCATGTGGTGGTGGCTCCCTGCTTTGACAAGAAGCTAGAGGCCGTCAGAGAGGAGTTTTGCAACAGTCTACTGGAGACCAAAGACGTGGACTGCGTCCTAACCTCAG GGGAGATTTATCACCTGATGGAGCAGAAGAAAGTCACTGTTAAAGACCTGGACTCTGTTCCACTGGACCCAGT AATTGGGGAAGCTGTAGATGCAGTACTCGTGAGACATGAAGGCCGAGGTTCTGAAGGTTTCCTGGAACATGTGTTCAAGCATGCTGCGAAAGAGCTCTTTGGTCTGGAGGTCCATGACATCACATATAAGACACTGAG GAACCGAGACTTCCAAGAAGTGACCCTGGAACGGGATGGAGAGACTCTCTTGCAGTTTGCTGCTGTCTATGGTTTCAGGAACATCCAGACCCTGGTCCACCGTATGAGGAAGGGACGAGTGCCTTACCAGCTAGTGGAGGTGCTGTCTTGCCCAGGAG GGTGTCTGAGCGGACGTGGTCAGGCAGAAAGCGAGGCAGGAGGACGAGTAGATAAAGCCCTGGTCCAGCAGATGGAAGACAGCTACAGCAGCCTGCCAGTCCATCTTCCAGAGTTGAGCCCAGCTCTGCAGACCCTTTATCAAGACTGGCTGCAGGGCCAGGACTCCTCACAGGCCTGCACCCTGCTACATACGCATTATAGAAACCAGGGACAGGCCAATGGACAGCCCCCACACATGCAGTGGTGA
- the LOC115060221 gene encoding uncharacterized protein LOC115060221: MKVCEWSCVFGLLCMPAEVVLQTWTVSQDPHSVSHLSVKSSARITCSTSLSNPVGLYLNRYFDREKDVLYLSLQDGLVTKNVTAPQFRGRIEITPERHRSGFTFTLDLDLLVQDDTDLYYCTWSCLTKNHKKESQSSNGTLIIVREWGSQELCNNQIQDLFLIIFIVATSVFLICIAALIVRYRKFRRTFRPSRDAIPPRPENLLYICPLNRSLQRPQHLAQHKPRHCHYMTTSADTLSL, translated from the exons ATGAAGGTCTGTGAGTGGAGCTGCGTTTTTGGATTACTCTGCATGCCTGCTGAGGTCGTACTGCAAACCTGgacag TGTCTCAGGaccctcactctgtctctcacttGAGCGTAAAGTCATCTGCTCGGATTACATGCTCCACATCTCTGTCTAATCCTGTGGGGCTCTACCTGAACAGGTATTTCGATAGGGAAAAAGACGTTCTATATCTATCCCTGCAAGATGGGTTAGTCACCAAGAACGTTACAGCTCCACAGTTCAGAGGCCGAATTGAGATAACTCCAGAGAGGCATAGATCAGGCTTCACATTtaccctggacctggacctgctggTGCAAGATGACACAGACCTGTATTACTGCACCTGGAGCTGCTTAACAAAGAACCACAAAAAGGAAAGTCAGTCCAGCAACGGCACCCTCATCATTGTCAGAG AGTGGGGCTCTCAGGAACTTTGCAATAACCAAATTCAAGATCTGTTCTTGATTATCTTTATTGTGGCAACAAGTGTTTTCCTAATCTGTATTGCAGCACTGATTGTGAGATACAGAAAA TTTAGGCGAACCTTCAGACCTTCCAGAGATGCAATACCACCAAGACCTGAAAATCTCCTGTACATCTGCCCTCTGAACAGATCTCTCCAACGACCTCAGCACTTAGCTCAACATAAACCTCGGCACTGCCATTACATGACCACATCTGCTGACACTCTATCTTTGTAA